A window of the Oscillospiraceae bacterium NTUH-002-81 genome harbors these coding sequences:
- the rlmD gene encoding 23S rRNA (uracil(1939)-C(5))-methyltransferase RlmD has translation MAEIKKNEIYEVRIEDMGHDGAGIGKINGYPLFVKDALIGDVAEVKIIKAKKNYAYARLMHLITPSPHRVTPRCPVARQCGGCQIQALDYGQQLLFKQRMVENNLRRIGGLADVEVLPVLGMDVPYRYRNKAQFPIGTDKDGNPVAGFYAGRTHSIIPCKDCMLGEAVNAEILSLVLDHMKKYHIPAYDEITGEGLVRHVLIRSAFATGERMVCLVLNGDQIPGQEELAEQLRKISGMTSVMGNINRERSNVILGNRVFLIWGKTYITDKIGDVSYQISPLSFYQVNPVQTQKLYETALSYAGLTGTETVWDLYCGIGTISLFLAQKAKKVYGVEIVPQAIEDARHNAKLNNIQNAEFFVGKSEEVLPAYYEENGGTADVIVVDPPRKGCDEDLLYTIARMAPARVVYVSCDPATLARDLKYLCGRGYQVDKVQPVDMFGHTVHVETVVLLSKGKVDSKKIRVEFSLEDMDMSEFQDGATYPQIKEYVLEHTGLKVSNLYISQIKRKCGIGVGKNYNLPKSEDSRQPQCPPEKEKAIREAFKYFGMI, from the coding sequence ATGGCAGAGATCAAAAAAAATGAAATATATGAGGTCCGTATCGAGGATATGGGCCATGACGGTGCGGGTATCGGTAAAATTAACGGATACCCGCTGTTTGTTAAAGATGCGCTCATTGGCGATGTGGCGGAAGTAAAGATCATCAAGGCGAAGAAAAATTATGCCTATGCGAGACTGATGCACCTGATCACCCCTTCGCCCCATCGGGTAACGCCCCGCTGTCCGGTGGCGAGACAGTGCGGCGGCTGTCAGATCCAGGCGCTGGACTATGGGCAGCAGCTGTTGTTCAAACAGCGGATGGTGGAAAACAATCTGCGGCGGATCGGCGGCCTTGCAGATGTGGAGGTATTGCCGGTGCTGGGCATGGACGTGCCCTACCGATACCGGAATAAAGCCCAGTTCCCCATTGGCACGGACAAAGACGGCAATCCTGTAGCAGGATTCTATGCCGGCCGGACACACAGCATTATTCCGTGTAAGGACTGCATGCTGGGAGAAGCGGTGAATGCAGAGATCCTTTCTTTGGTGCTGGATCATATGAAGAAATATCATATCCCGGCATATGATGAGATAACGGGAGAAGGGCTGGTACGCCATGTACTGATCCGCTCGGCATTTGCCACCGGGGAACGAATGGTCTGTCTGGTGCTGAACGGTGATCAGATACCGGGACAGGAGGAACTGGCAGAGCAGCTGCGGAAGATTTCGGGCATGACTTCTGTTATGGGAAACATTAACCGGGAGCGTTCCAACGTGATTCTGGGCAATCGGGTATTCCTTATTTGGGGAAAGACTTATATTACGGATAAGATCGGTGATGTTTCTTATCAGATCTCTCCGCTGTCCTTCTATCAGGTGAACCCTGTTCAGACACAAAAATTATATGAAACAGCACTTTCTTATGCCGGACTTACCGGTACGGAGACGGTCTGGGATCTGTACTGTGGTATTGGCACCATTTCCCTCTTCCTGGCCCAGAAAGCAAAGAAGGTATACGGCGTGGAGATCGTCCCCCAGGCCATCGAGGATGCCCGACACAATGCAAAGTTGAACAATATTCAAAATGCAGAATTCTTTGTGGGAAAATCCGAGGAAGTCCTGCCTGCCTATTATGAGGAAAATGGCGGTACTGCGGATGTCATTGTGGTCGATCCGCCAAGAAAAGGCTGCGACGAGGACCTGTTGTACACCATCGCCCGGATGGCGCCTGCGCGGGTGGTATATGTCAGCTGCGATCCTGCTACTCTGGCCCGGGATTTGAAATATCTGTGCGGAAGAGGATATCAGGTGGACAAGGTGCAGCCCGTTGACATGTTTGGTCATACGGTGCATGTTGAGACGGTTGTCTTGCTTTCCAAGGGTAAGGTCGACTCGAAAAAGATTCGGGTTGAGTTCTCTTTGGAAGATATGGATATGTCCGAATTTCAGGATGGGGCAACCTATCCGCAGATCAAGGAGTATGTGTTGGAGCATACCGGGTTAAAGGTGTCCAACCTCTATATCTCACAGATTAAACGAAAATGTGGGATTGGGGTTGGTAAGAACTATAATCTGCCGAAGTCCGAGGATTCCAGACAGCCCCAGTGTCCACCGGAAAAAGAGAAAGCAATCCGAGAAGCATTCAAATATTTTGGGATGATCTAA
- a CDS encoding ABC transporter permease, protein MPVHYINISRDYADDIEAQAVKTGLQPFRTDLNVMLASGTNIRGQMEQVDTDLGYTWDSFTDPNSVRIGVNWGYTSSQLESQLDPELVIAIAAFLLLVIFTGYLIIYNIFQISVAGDIRFYGLLKTIGTTPRQLKRIIRQQALLLCLIGIPAGLLLGYGIGAVLVPVVLHSIQLDTGITTISTSPVIFLGSMLFALLTVLLSCSKPGKMAAKVSPVEATKYTDVMQTKKKRRSIRGAKLHQMAFANLGRNKKKRRCWWWCLWHCR, encoded by the coding sequence ATGCCTGTTCATTACATCAACATCAGCCGTGATTACGCAGATGACATCGAAGCGCAGGCAGTGAAAACAGGTTTACAGCCTTTCCGCACCGATTTGAATGTCATGCTGGCCTCCGGCACAAACATTCGAGGGCAGATGGAGCAGGTGGATACCGATCTTGGTTACACATGGGACAGTTTTACCGATCCCAACAGCGTCCGAATCGGCGTCAATTGGGGATATACCTCATCCCAGCTGGAGTCACAGCTTGATCCGGAACTTGTGATCGCCATAGCAGCTTTTTTGCTGCTGGTGATTTTCACGGGGTATCTTATCATCTATAACATTTTTCAGATCTCTGTTGCAGGGGATATCCGGTTTTACGGACTTCTGAAAACCATTGGCACAACGCCCCGGCAGCTCAAACGCATCATTCGCCAGCAGGCACTTCTGCTTTGTCTGATCGGCATTCCGGCGGGGCTGCTGCTGGGCTACGGCATCGGCGCTGTTTTGGTGCCTGTTGTCTTGCACTCCATCCAGTTGGATACAGGCATCACCACCATCAGCACATCGCCTGTGATCTTCCTTGGGTCCATGCTGTTTGCCTTGTTGACGGTGCTTTTGTCCTGTTCCAAGCCCGGAAAAATGGCAGCCAAGGTCTCTCCGGTGGAGGCTACCAAATATACGGATGTGATGCAGACCAAGAAAAAACGGCGCAGCATCCGGGGAGCGAAGCTCCATCAGATGGCCTTTGCCAATCTGGGACGAAACAAGAAAAAAAGACGGTGCTGGTGGTGGTGTCTCTGGCACTGTCGGTGA
- a CDS encoding ABC transporter ATP-binding protein, whose protein sequence is MEVLQAKNLKKIYGSGNNAVHALDGVDLSVKKGEFVAIVGTSGSGKSTLLHMLGGLDRPTSGTVMVDGQDIFSLKEEALTIFRRRKIGFVFQAYNLVPVLNVYENIVLPIELDGGKVNKDFVQQIVQTLGLDDRLDALPNQLSGGQQQRVAIARALAAAPAIILADEPTGNLDSKTSQDVLSLLKVTSQKFAQTIVMITHNEEIAQMADRIIRIEDGRIVSQN, encoded by the coding sequence ATGGAAGTTTTACAGGCAAAAAACCTGAAAAAGATTTATGGCTCCGGCAATAACGCAGTTCATGCGTTGGATGGAGTTGATTTAAGTGTAAAGAAGGGCGAATTTGTTGCAATTGTCGGCACATCCGGCTCCGGCAAATCCACGCTGCTGCACATGCTGGGCGGGCTGGATCGCCCTACAAGCGGCACGGTTATGGTGGACGGACAGGATATTTTCTCCCTGAAGGAGGAAGCGCTGACCATCTTCCGCCGCAGGAAAATCGGCTTTGTGTTCCAAGCATATAATCTTGTTCCGGTGCTGAATGTGTATGAAAATATTGTTCTACCCATTGAGCTGGACGGTGGCAAGGTCAACAAGGATTTCGTACAGCAGATCGTGCAGACCCTTGGGCTGGATGATCGTCTGGATGCGCTGCCCAATCAGCTCTCCGGCGGTCAACAGCAGCGAGTAGCCATTGCCCGTGCGCTGGCGGCAGCACCCGCTATCATTCTGGCAGATGAACCCACCGGCAATCTGGACAGTAAGACCAGCCAGGATGTATTGAGCCTTTTGAAAGTCACCAGTCAAAAGTTCGCCCAGACAATCGTAATGATCACTCACAACGAAGAAATTGCGCAGATGGCAGACCGCATTATCCGTATCGAAGATGGTCGGATCGTCTCCCAGAACTAA
- a CDS encoding ABC transporter permease, producing the protein MLVVVSLALSVTLFNALCAFVGGFSMEKYVSSMTCADFIVSTPDYFRYNPADEFITPEQIEEIAANTKASLSGTGYAVRKPAYLWMTEDALRQDYARYESAEQLDSHMSRLEHRGNMVMGDTRIEALDNSLFDKLQVFDGDISPMLEPDNNAIAIAVSLDDYGNLRNLEYYPKVGDTITVTYADDVKYIDSRTGELTEDTPEEYFQAKLYGARDVAYTVCALVELPNSMSYRYSGIGYDVVLSVDTAQRDSGGAAIPMLYLFDTADEVDEAEAEQYLSKLTAGEFSPLMYESKATARSEFAQFRQMFLLIGGILCAIIGLVGLLNFFNAMMTGILSRRREFAVLQAVGMTNRQLKTMLIYEGLFYAMSSVAVAFILSLAVGPLAGKMLGSMFWFFEYRFTILPVLLTIPVFLLLGWLIPCMMYDNAAKCSVVEQLRDAQ; encoded by the coding sequence GTGCTGGTGGTGGTGTCTCTGGCACTGTCGGTGACACTGTTCAATGCGCTGTGTGCCTTTGTGGGCGGCTTCAGCATGGAGAAGTATGTATCCTCCATGACCTGCGCCGATTTTATCGTCAGCACGCCCGACTATTTCCGTTACAACCCGGCAGATGAATTCATCACGCCAGAACAGATCGAGGAGATCGCAGCAAACACAAAGGCCAGTCTTTCCGGCACGGGATATGCTGTGCGAAAACCCGCCTACCTGTGGATGACGGAGGATGCTCTGCGGCAGGACTATGCAAGGTACGAAAGCGCCGAGCAGTTGGACAGCCATATGAGCCGTCTGGAGCACCGGGGCAATATGGTGATGGGAGATACCAGAATCGAGGCTCTGGATAACAGTCTGTTTGACAAGCTGCAAGTGTTCGACGGAGATATTTCTCCCATGTTGGAGCCGGACAATAACGCCATTGCCATTGCGGTTTCCTTAGATGACTACGGTAATCTGCGCAATCTTGAATACTACCCCAAGGTGGGAGACACGATCACCGTTACCTATGCGGACGATGTGAAATATATCGACAGCCGCACCGGGGAACTCACCGAAGATACACCGGAGGAGTACTTTCAGGCAAAATTGTATGGAGCCAGAGATGTAGCGTACACGGTCTGCGCCTTGGTAGAACTTCCGAATTCCATGAGTTATCGTTATAGTGGTATTGGATATGACGTAGTTTTGTCTGTGGACACCGCACAGAGGGACAGCGGTGGTGCAGCCATTCCGATGCTCTACCTGTTCGACACAGCGGACGAAGTTGACGAGGCCGAAGCAGAGCAATATCTATCGAAGCTCACTGCCGGTGAGTTTTCGCCCTTGATGTATGAAAGCAAGGCCACGGCTCGCTCTGAATTTGCTCAGTTCCGGCAGATGTTCCTTCTGATCGGTGGTATCCTCTGTGCTATCATTGGGCTGGTGGGACTCTTAAATTTCTTCAACGCCATGATGACCGGTATTCTTTCCCGCCGCCGTGAATTTGCTGTGCTTCAGGCTGTAGGAATGACAAACCGGCAGCTCAAAACCATGCTGATCTACGAGGGATTGTTTTACGCAATGTCCTCCGTAGCGGTGGCTTTTATTCTGTCGCTGGCGGTGGGACCTCTTGCGGGAAAAATGCTGGGCAGTATGTTCTGGTTCTTTGAGTATCGATTCACCATTCTGCCTGTCCTGCTGACAATTCCGGTATTTCTTCTGCTGGGGTGGCTGATCCCCTGCATGATGTATGACAACGCAGCGAAATGCAGTGTTGTAGAGCAATTAAGGGATGCTCAATAA
- a CDS encoding DUF6061 family protein has translation MDRLISCEFNMDNACVELKFLDGSMIAIDTIAVENEVADNMYQRSELDYLIYNDPIGYADLILNGNPEIYLKTVTECKPLD, from the coding sequence ATGGATAGGTTGATTTCTTGTGAGTTCAACATGGATAATGCCTGTGTGGAACTGAAATTCTTAGATGGCAGTATGATTGCTATTGATACAATAGCCGTGGAGAATGAGGTTGCTGACAATATGTATCAGCGGTCAGAGCTGGACTATCTAATCTACAATGACCCGATTGGATATGCAGACTTGATATTGAACGGAAACCCCGAAATTTATCTAAAAACTGTAACTGAATGTAAACCCTTAGATTAA